From a region of the Megalops cyprinoides isolate fMegCyp1 chromosome 13, fMegCyp1.pri, whole genome shotgun sequence genome:
- the aplnr2 gene encoding apelin receptor 2, with amino-acid sequence MSDPLFPSPSSPPVALCDYSEWSPTWVLIPSIYLLAFTLGSLGNGLVLWAYLNHPSHRRACVKPQLQPSHFPPRCSGPSRSLTDSLIASLAAADLAFVVTLPLWAVYTALGYHWPFGLPLCKVSSYLVALNMYASVFSLTGLSVERYCIIAGRLQAQRGQGGNGSRVRWIVGGIWVAAGILALPALILRTVTEVEMVKSPEDWWEQEGANLQQDHISFRIFSCEMDYSVLISTELTDDRVEQVELWWTAAMGIKSTLLGFLLPLAILLLCYCSLGRLLTRHFRRGPRPDRHQHRRLLRVIVTLVLAFFLCWLPFHANKTLVIFTELGLLPYSCPFDRALVAAHPYTTCLGYINSCLNPLLYACCDQAFRQRCRAVLGWCQGRSRKESAEEADDDREEASRSSAVPSGTQDETQNKT; translated from the coding sequence ATGTCAGACCCTCTGttcccttctccttcctcccctcctGTTGCCCTGTGTGACTACAGCGAGTGGAGCCCCACATGGGTGCTCATCCCTTCCATTTACCTGCTAGCTTTCACCCTGGGATCCCTAGGGAATGGGCTTGTTCTTTGGGCATATCTGAACCACCCCAGCCACAGGAGGGCCTGTGTCAAACCCCAGCTGCAACCATCACATTTCCCACCCAGGTGCTCTGGCCCATCCCGCTCTCTGACCGACTCTCTGATCGCTAGCCTAGCAGCAGCTGACTTGGCCTTTGTGGTTACCCTGCCTCTGTGGGCTGTATACACAGCGCTGGGTTACCACTGGCCATttggcctccctctctgcaagGTCAGCAGCTACCTAGTGGCGTTAAACATGTATGCCAGTGTTTTCTCCCTCACAGGTCTTAGTGTGGAACGCTACTGCATCATTGCAGGGCGCCTCCAGGCCCAAAGAGGGCAGGGCGGCAATGGTAGTCGGGTGAGGTGGATTGTGGGGGGTATCTGGGTAGCAGCAGGTATCTTAGCCCTGCCTGCTTTAATTCTGAGGACAGTGACTGAGGTGGAGATGGTGAAAAGCCCTGAAGACTGGTGGGAACAGGAAGGGGCCAACTTACAGCAAGACCACATCTCCTTTCGCATCTTTTCTTGCGAGATGGACTACTCAGTTCTAATCTCCACTGAGCTGACTGATGACAGAGTCGAGCAGGTAGAGCTCTGGTGGACAGCAGCTATGGGGATCAAGTCCACCCTGCTGGGCTTCCTGTTACCATTGGCCATCCTGCTGCTCTGCTACTGTTCTCTGGGACGTCTGCTCACCCGTCACTTCAGGAGGGGCCCACGACCTGATCGTCACCAGCATCGGCGCCTGTTGCGTGTCATTGTCACCCTGGTGCTGGCCTTCTTCCTCTGCTGGCTGCCCTTCCATGCTAATAAGACCCTCGTTATCTTTACCGAGCTGGGGCTGCTGCCATACTCCTGCCCCTTTGACAGGGCCTTGGTGGCTGCCCACCCCTACACAACCTGCCTAGGGTACATCAACAGCTGCCTCAACCCCCTGCTCTATGCCTGCTGTGACCAAGCCTTCCGCCAGCGCTGCCGGGCAGTGCTGGGCTGGTGCCAGGGGAGGAGCAGGAAGGAGTCAGCGGAGGAGGCAGACGATGACAGAGAGGAGGCCAGCCGCAGCTCGGCAGTGCCCTCTGGGACTCAGGATGAGACACAGAACAAGACGTAA
- the tmem17 gene encoding transmembrane protein 17B, with amino-acid sequence MELPGTIRKRLGDFSRTVFTEQNRTQLSPEEQAKFLGHDSDVVSSLPLQMSLFFNLCFFPLWWVCEVVMLHLKYPVLPDYYKFILITVLIIMTLIEAIRLYLGYAGNLQEKVPELAGFWLLSLLLQFPLVLFQLFNEAILIQPLERGVHIVLALFLLTQAVSGFVTLRAMVRHSESHFHLRQFDGLQDLRP; translated from the exons ATGGAGCTGCCAGGTACAATCAGGAAACGTTTAGGAGACTTCTCTAGGACTGTATTTACCGAACAGAATCGAACCCAGCTTTCGCCCGAAGAGCAAGCTAAATTCTTAGGACATG ACAGTGACGTTGTATCGAGTCTTCCTCTACAAATGTCCCTGTTCTTCAATCTCTGCTTTTTCCCCTTATGGTGGGTTTGCGAGGTTGTCATGCTGCACCTGAAG TACCCTGTGCTTCCTGACTACTACAAATTCATTCTCATCACTGTCCTCATTATAATGACCCTAATTGAGGCCATCAGACTCTATCTGGGTTATGCAGGAAATCTGCaagaaaag GTGCCAGAGCTGGCAGGGTTCTGGCTGCTTAGTCTGCTACTGCAATTCCCATTGGTTCTGTTCCAACTCTTCAATGAAGCCATTCTCATCCAGCCTCTAGAGAGAGGGGTTCACATAGTGCTGGCTCTCTTCCTACTGACACAG GCTGTCTCGGGGTTTGTGACACTTCGTGCAATGGTGAGGCATAGTGAGAGCCACTTCCACCTCAGACAGTTTGATGGACTGCAGGATCTCAGACCTTGA